From the Quercus lobata isolate SW786 chromosome 6, ValleyOak3.0 Primary Assembly, whole genome shotgun sequence genome, one window contains:
- the LOC115949706 gene encoding uncharacterized protein LOC115949706: MSVAQLPTDDSGPEPKRPKMYPHSVLSFSKEDRIGTIQPHDDALVITLQIGGYNVKKVMLGDGSGAEIMYPDLYKGLKLRPEDLKPYSSPLMSFDGKIVMPKGQIRLLVQTGPEIMEVDFIVVDTYSPYTAIVARPWLHTLGVVASTLYQKVKFPSEGRVLKIQGCQATARECLVAAISHRPRADSSACVEESS; the protein is encoded by the coding sequence ATGTCTGTAGCTCAACTACCCACCGATGACTCTGGCCCAGAGCCAAAAAGACCCAAAATGTATCCTCATTCGGTCTTGAGTTTCTCCAAGGAAGACAGAATTGGAACCATTCAACCCCATGACGATGCGTTGGTAATCACTCTTCAGATTGGGGGTTACAACGTGAAAAAGGTAATGTTAGGTGATGGTAGTGGAGCCGAGATTATGTACCCCGATCTCTATAAGGGGCTGAAGTTGAGACCGGAAGATTTGAAGCCCTACAGCTCCcccttgatgagttttgatgGGAAGATTGTCATGCCAAAAGGCCAGATTAGACTACTTGTGCAAACTGGCCCGGAGATAATGGAGGTTGACTTCATTGTGGTGGATACTTACTCCCCTTACACTGCCATCGTggccagaccttggcttcatacccTGGGAGTCGTTGCCTCCACCTTGTATCAGAAGGTGAAGTTCCCTTCCGAGGGCCGGGTCCTAAAAATTCAAGGTTGCCAGGCTACTGCAAGGGAGTGCCTGGTGGCTGCCATCTCACATCGGCCTAGAGCAGATTCCTCAGCCTGTGTTGAAGAAAGCTCATAG